AAAGCAAAGAAAAGCCCCGCGATACCACTACCCAGAACCAGGAAATCACTTTCGTGGTTAGTTGTCATGAATGCGCTATAGCATAAAAACAAACACCTTTAAAGCAATAACCTTGTGTCCGGGCAGATAAAAATAATGGTTGACGGACGAGCCCCGGTATGCTTTTAGGCAGAAGCGGAGCCTGAATTAATGAATTCTCAGGATCAGACCTGAAAAACCGCCCCAACCTCAGGGAGAAACCGGCATGGATTGTAAACAAAAACTTAACCTGGAAGACTGCAATTGCAGCTACGAGCCCTGTTCCCGTAAAGGTCTGTGTTGCGACTGCCTGCGCTATCATCTGAAAAATCGCCAGCTGCCGGGCTGCTGTTTCCCCGCCGGCGCGGAAAAAACCTACGACCGCTCTTTCGCCCATTTTGCCCGCCTGGTTCAGGAAAATCTGGTCTGATTCCCTTTGAACCTTCTCTTTTTTCTGTTTATCACGCTGTCCTTTCTGGTTGCGGGCTGGCGTCAGCTGAACGGGACGGCGACCGTAGGGGTTCAGCCTCCGCTTGAGGCCCTGACCGGCGCCATCATCACCAGTGCCGGCGAGGCCGTACAACTGGCCCTGGGCCTGATCGGGGTCATGGCACTGTTTCTCGGCCTGATGAAAATCGCCGAGGAAGGCGGCCTGCTGAAAATCGCAGCCCGCGCCATTC
This window of the Pseudomonadota bacterium genome carries:
- a CDS encoding cytosolic protein, whose amino-acid sequence is MDCKQKLNLEDCNCSYEPCSRKGLCCDCLRYHLKNRQLPGCCFPAGAEKTYDRSFAHFARLVQENLV